The proteins below come from a single Zea mays cultivar B73 chromosome 8, Zm-B73-REFERENCE-NAM-5.0, whole genome shotgun sequence genomic window:
- the LOC100283640 gene encoding peroxisomal membrane protein PEX14 isoform X15 — translation MASGIGSGQQQPPAVRLDALAAPAADADPGAVGDKLVFEAPPQPVREDYVQNAVKFLSHPKVRGSPVVYRRSFLEKKGLSTEEIDEAFRRVPDPQPSTTATTSPQQQVNSQNQSVGVQAYAPAQPVHPANAGPVVLPTQPRFSWYQAFLAAGLLLGFGASAAVFIKKLFLPRLKSWIRNVVAEGNGTEGNQLKPRIDDETADAVKASASAVSAIAKTNQQLLASKDEEKKILVTLTQALDSQAKELKSLTDSIGHTREPINITRDDRFSQYRPLEDHAPTVIRNGAINSSWRASQQTNMYGVSNGDFGSAVRSSFAPAPAEPTAGSFSRSYGEPMSTAQRSDRSSGSKPWEMHSYSQQRPGYGSNSQLSDDGSYSDAQDSYAPSYHQNGKAPDFQADEPRPLTYNTGVEERPPPQRRWVPPQPPGVAMPEAAAAIRQPKALPKQPSSDASEAAGEMQVNGSSASDAVTEVPVNGATASDAGRSEIQEQSVAA, via the exons ATGGCCTCCGGCATCGGCTCCGGCCAGCAGCAACCCCCAG CAGTTAGATTGGATGCCCTAGCAGCGCCGGCGGCAGATGCTGACCCGGGAGCCGTCGGCGACAAGCTCGTCTTCGAAGCGCCGCCTCAGCCCGTGAGGGAGGACTACGTCCAGAACGCCGTCAAGTTTCTCTCCCACCCCAAGGTCAGGGGCTCCCCCGTCGTCTACAGGCGATCCTTCCTCGAGAAGAAGGGCCTTAGCACCGAGGAGATCGACGAGGCCTTCCGAAGGGTTCCT GATCCTCAACCCAGCACTACGGCTACCACTTCTCCGCAGCAGCAGG TCAACAGCCAGAATCAATCCGTCGGGGTGCAAGCTTATGCGCCAGCACAACCTGTGCACCCAGCAAACGCTGGCCCTGTCGTCCTTCCAACGCAGCCCAGGTTTAGCTGGTACCAAGCATTCCTGGCTGCAGGGCTCTTGCTTGGTTTTGGTGCTAGCGCTGCTGTCTTTATCAAG AAACTGTTCCTTCCTAGGCTCAAGTCTTGGATCCGCAATGTTGTAGCAGAAGGTAATGGCACTGAAGGCAACCAGCTTAAGCCTAGGATTGATGATGAAACGGCTGATGCTGTAAAGGCTTCTGCTTCGGCTGTTTCTGCTATTGCCAAAACAAACCAACAACTGCTTGCTTCAAAGGATGAAG AAAAGAAGATACTAGTGACGTTGACACAAGCTCTAGATTCCCAAGCCAAGGAGTTAAAATCCTTGACCGATTCAATCGGTCATACCAGGGAACCCATAAATATTACCAGGGATGATAGGTTTTCTCAGTACCGCCCACTGGAAGACCATGCCCCTACTGTTATAAGGAATG GGGCAATTAACAGTTCATGGAGAGCCTCTCAG CAAACTAACATGTATGGTGTGTCAAATGGCGACTTTGGTTCCG CAGTGAGGTCTTCATTTGCGCCAGCACCTGCTGAACCTACAGCTGGATCATTTTCAAGATCCTATGGCGAG CCGATGTCCACTGCACAACGAAGCGATAGGTCTTCTGGCAGTAag CCATGGGAGATGCATTCGTATTCACAACAGAGGCCTGGTTATGGATCCAACTCCCAGTTGAGTGATGATGGATCATACTCTGATGCCCAGGACAGCTATGCTCCTTCCTATCACCAGAATGGAAAGGCCCCTGATTTTCAAGCGGATGAACCTAGGCCTTTGACTTACAACACTGGGGTTGAGGAAAGACCGCCACCGCAGCGCCGCTGGGTGCCCCCTCAGCCTCCAGGTGTTGCGATGCCAGAAGCAGCAGCTGCCATACGTCAACCAAAGGCCCTTCCAAAGCAGCCCTCCAGCGATGCCTCTGAGGCAGCTGGTGAGATGCAGGTGAATGGTTCAAGTGCATCGGATGCTGTGACTGAGGTTCCTGTTAATGGTGCTACTGCAAGCGATGCTGGACGCAGTGAGATCCAAGAACAATCAGTGGCGGCCTAA
- the LOC100283640 gene encoding peroxisomal membrane protein PEX14 isoform X20, giving the protein MASGIGSGQQQPPVRLDALAAPAADADPGAVGDKLVFEAPPQPVREDYVQNAVKFLSHPKVRGSPVVYRRSFLEKKGLSTEEIDEAFRRVPDPQPSTTATTSPQQQVNSQNQSVGVQAYAPAQPVHPANAGPVVLPTQPRFSWYQAFLAAGLLLGFGASAAVFIKKLFLPRLKSWIRNVVAEGNGTEGNQLKPRIDDETADAVKASASAVSAIAKTNQQLLASKDEAEKKILVTLTQALDSQAKELKSLTDSIGHTREPINITRDDRFSQYRPLEDHAPTVIRNGAINSSWRASQQTNMYGVSNGDFGSVRSSFAPAPAEPTAGSFSRSYGEPMSTAQRSDRSSGSKPWEMHSYSQQRPGYGSNSQLSDDGSYSDAQDSYAPSYHQNGKAPDFQADEPRPLTYNTGVEERPPPQRRWVPPQPPGVAMPEAAAAIRQPKALPKQPSSDASEAAGEMQVNGSSASDAVTEVPVNGATASDAGRSEIQEQSVAA; this is encoded by the exons ATGGCCTCCGGCATCGGCTCCGGCCAGCAGCAACCCCCAG TTAGATTGGATGCCCTAGCAGCGCCGGCGGCAGATGCTGACCCGGGAGCCGTCGGCGACAAGCTCGTCTTCGAAGCGCCGCCTCAGCCCGTGAGGGAGGACTACGTCCAGAACGCCGTCAAGTTTCTCTCCCACCCCAAGGTCAGGGGCTCCCCCGTCGTCTACAGGCGATCCTTCCTCGAGAAGAAGGGCCTTAGCACCGAGGAGATCGACGAGGCCTTCCGAAGGGTTCCT GATCCTCAACCCAGCACTACGGCTACCACTTCTCCGCAGCAGCAGG TCAACAGCCAGAATCAATCCGTCGGGGTGCAAGCTTATGCGCCAGCACAACCTGTGCACCCAGCAAACGCTGGCCCTGTCGTCCTTCCAACGCAGCCCAGGTTTAGCTGGTACCAAGCATTCCTGGCTGCAGGGCTCTTGCTTGGTTTTGGTGCTAGCGCTGCTGTCTTTATCAAG AAACTGTTCCTTCCTAGGCTCAAGTCTTGGATCCGCAATGTTGTAGCAGAAGGTAATGGCACTGAAGGCAACCAGCTTAAGCCTAGGATTGATGATGAAACGGCTGATGCTGTAAAGGCTTCTGCTTCGGCTGTTTCTGCTATTGCCAAAACAAACCAACAACTGCTTGCTTCAAAGGATGAAG CAGAAAAGAAGATACTAGTGACGTTGACACAAGCTCTAGATTCCCAAGCCAAGGAGTTAAAATCCTTGACCGATTCAATCGGTCATACCAGGGAACCCATAAATATTACCAGGGATGATAGGTTTTCTCAGTACCGCCCACTGGAAGACCATGCCCCTACTGTTATAAGGAATG GGGCAATTAACAGTTCATGGAGAGCCTCTCAG CAAACTAACATGTATGGTGTGTCAAATGGCGACTTTGGTTCCG TGAGGTCTTCATTTGCGCCAGCACCTGCTGAACCTACAGCTGGATCATTTTCAAGATCCTATGGCGAG CCGATGTCCACTGCACAACGAAGCGATAGGTCTTCTGGCAGTAag CCATGGGAGATGCATTCGTATTCACAACAGAGGCCTGGTTATGGATCCAACTCCCAGTTGAGTGATGATGGATCATACTCTGATGCCCAGGACAGCTATGCTCCTTCCTATCACCAGAATGGAAAGGCCCCTGATTTTCAAGCGGATGAACCTAGGCCTTTGACTTACAACACTGGGGTTGAGGAAAGACCGCCACCGCAGCGCCGCTGGGTGCCCCCTCAGCCTCCAGGTGTTGCGATGCCAGAAGCAGCAGCTGCCATACGTCAACCAAAGGCCCTTCCAAAGCAGCCCTCCAGCGATGCCTCTGAGGCAGCTGGTGAGATGCAGGTGAATGGTTCAAGTGCATCGGATGCTGTGACTGAGGTTCCTGTTAATGGTGCTACTGCAAGCGATGCTGGACGCAGTGAGATCCAAGAACAATCAGTGGCGGCCTAA
- the LOC100283640 gene encoding peroxisomal membrane protein PEX14 isoform X9, which translates to MASGIGSGQQQPPAVRLDALAAPAADADPGAVGDKLVFEAPPQPVREDYVQNAVKFLSHPKVRGSPVVYRRSFLEKKGLSTEEIDEAFRRVPDPQPSTTATTSPQQQVNSQNQSVGVQAYAPAQPVHPANAGPVVLPTQPRFSWYQAFLAAGLLLGFGASAAVFIKKLFLPRLKSWIRNVVAEGNGTEGNQLKPRIDDETADAVKASASAVSAIAKTNQQLLASKDEEKKILVTLTQALDSQAKELKSLTDSIGHTREPINITRDDRFSQYRPLEDHAPTVIRNGAINSSWRASQQTNMYGVSNGDFGSAVRSSFAPAPAEPTAGSFSRSYGEQPMSTAQRSDRSSGSKPWEMHSYSQQRPGYGSNSQLSDDGSYSDAQDSYAPSYHQNGKAPDFQADEPRPLTYNTGVEERPPPQRRWVPPQPPGVAMPEAAAAIRQPKALPKQPSSDASEAAGEMQVNGSSASDAVTEVPVNGATASDAGRSEIQEQSVAA; encoded by the exons ATGGCCTCCGGCATCGGCTCCGGCCAGCAGCAACCCCCAG CAGTTAGATTGGATGCCCTAGCAGCGCCGGCGGCAGATGCTGACCCGGGAGCCGTCGGCGACAAGCTCGTCTTCGAAGCGCCGCCTCAGCCCGTGAGGGAGGACTACGTCCAGAACGCCGTCAAGTTTCTCTCCCACCCCAAGGTCAGGGGCTCCCCCGTCGTCTACAGGCGATCCTTCCTCGAGAAGAAGGGCCTTAGCACCGAGGAGATCGACGAGGCCTTCCGAAGGGTTCCT GATCCTCAACCCAGCACTACGGCTACCACTTCTCCGCAGCAGCAGG TCAACAGCCAGAATCAATCCGTCGGGGTGCAAGCTTATGCGCCAGCACAACCTGTGCACCCAGCAAACGCTGGCCCTGTCGTCCTTCCAACGCAGCCCAGGTTTAGCTGGTACCAAGCATTCCTGGCTGCAGGGCTCTTGCTTGGTTTTGGTGCTAGCGCTGCTGTCTTTATCAAG AAACTGTTCCTTCCTAGGCTCAAGTCTTGGATCCGCAATGTTGTAGCAGAAGGTAATGGCACTGAAGGCAACCAGCTTAAGCCTAGGATTGATGATGAAACGGCTGATGCTGTAAAGGCTTCTGCTTCGGCTGTTTCTGCTATTGCCAAAACAAACCAACAACTGCTTGCTTCAAAGGATGAAG AAAAGAAGATACTAGTGACGTTGACACAAGCTCTAGATTCCCAAGCCAAGGAGTTAAAATCCTTGACCGATTCAATCGGTCATACCAGGGAACCCATAAATATTACCAGGGATGATAGGTTTTCTCAGTACCGCCCACTGGAAGACCATGCCCCTACTGTTATAAGGAATG GGGCAATTAACAGTTCATGGAGAGCCTCTCAG CAAACTAACATGTATGGTGTGTCAAATGGCGACTTTGGTTCCG CAGTGAGGTCTTCATTTGCGCCAGCACCTGCTGAACCTACAGCTGGATCATTTTCAAGATCCTATGGCGAG CAGCCGATGTCCACTGCACAACGAAGCGATAGGTCTTCTGGCAGTAag CCATGGGAGATGCATTCGTATTCACAACAGAGGCCTGGTTATGGATCCAACTCCCAGTTGAGTGATGATGGATCATACTCTGATGCCCAGGACAGCTATGCTCCTTCCTATCACCAGAATGGAAAGGCCCCTGATTTTCAAGCGGATGAACCTAGGCCTTTGACTTACAACACTGGGGTTGAGGAAAGACCGCCACCGCAGCGCCGCTGGGTGCCCCCTCAGCCTCCAGGTGTTGCGATGCCAGAAGCAGCAGCTGCCATACGTCAACCAAAGGCCCTTCCAAAGCAGCCCTCCAGCGATGCCTCTGAGGCAGCTGGTGAGATGCAGGTGAATGGTTCAAGTGCATCGGATGCTGTGACTGAGGTTCCTGTTAATGGTGCTACTGCAAGCGATGCTGGACGCAGTGAGATCCAAGAACAATCAGTGGCGGCCTAA
- the LOC100283640 gene encoding peroxisomal membrane protein PEX14 isoform X18 — MASGIGSGQQQPPAVRLDALAAPAADADPGAVGDKLVFEAPPQPVREDYVQNAVKFLSHPKVRGSPVVYRRSFLEKKGLSTEEIDEAFRRVPDPQPSTTATTSPQQQVNSQNQSVGVQAYAPAQPVHPANAGPVVLPTQPRFSWYQAFLAAGLLLGFGASAAVFIKKLFLPRLKSWIRNVVAEGNGTEGNQLKPRIDDETADAVKASASAVSAIAKTNQQLLASKDEEKKILVTLTQALDSQAKELKSLTDSIGHTREPINITRDDRFSQYRPLEDHAPTVIRNGAINSSWRASQQTNMYGVSNGDFGSVRSSFAPAPAEPTAGSFSRSYGEPMSTAQRSDRSSGSKPWEMHSYSQQRPGYGSNSQLSDDGSYSDAQDSYAPSYHQNGKAPDFQADEPRPLTYNTGVEERPPPQRRWVPPQPPGVAMPEAAAAIRQPKALPKQPSSDASEAAGEMQVNGSSASDAVTEVPVNGATASDAGRSEIQEQSVAA, encoded by the exons ATGGCCTCCGGCATCGGCTCCGGCCAGCAGCAACCCCCAG CAGTTAGATTGGATGCCCTAGCAGCGCCGGCGGCAGATGCTGACCCGGGAGCCGTCGGCGACAAGCTCGTCTTCGAAGCGCCGCCTCAGCCCGTGAGGGAGGACTACGTCCAGAACGCCGTCAAGTTTCTCTCCCACCCCAAGGTCAGGGGCTCCCCCGTCGTCTACAGGCGATCCTTCCTCGAGAAGAAGGGCCTTAGCACCGAGGAGATCGACGAGGCCTTCCGAAGGGTTCCT GATCCTCAACCCAGCACTACGGCTACCACTTCTCCGCAGCAGCAGG TCAACAGCCAGAATCAATCCGTCGGGGTGCAAGCTTATGCGCCAGCACAACCTGTGCACCCAGCAAACGCTGGCCCTGTCGTCCTTCCAACGCAGCCCAGGTTTAGCTGGTACCAAGCATTCCTGGCTGCAGGGCTCTTGCTTGGTTTTGGTGCTAGCGCTGCTGTCTTTATCAAG AAACTGTTCCTTCCTAGGCTCAAGTCTTGGATCCGCAATGTTGTAGCAGAAGGTAATGGCACTGAAGGCAACCAGCTTAAGCCTAGGATTGATGATGAAACGGCTGATGCTGTAAAGGCTTCTGCTTCGGCTGTTTCTGCTATTGCCAAAACAAACCAACAACTGCTTGCTTCAAAGGATGAAG AAAAGAAGATACTAGTGACGTTGACACAAGCTCTAGATTCCCAAGCCAAGGAGTTAAAATCCTTGACCGATTCAATCGGTCATACCAGGGAACCCATAAATATTACCAGGGATGATAGGTTTTCTCAGTACCGCCCACTGGAAGACCATGCCCCTACTGTTATAAGGAATG GGGCAATTAACAGTTCATGGAGAGCCTCTCAG CAAACTAACATGTATGGTGTGTCAAATGGCGACTTTGGTTCCG TGAGGTCTTCATTTGCGCCAGCACCTGCTGAACCTACAGCTGGATCATTTTCAAGATCCTATGGCGAG CCGATGTCCACTGCACAACGAAGCGATAGGTCTTCTGGCAGTAag CCATGGGAGATGCATTCGTATTCACAACAGAGGCCTGGTTATGGATCCAACTCCCAGTTGAGTGATGATGGATCATACTCTGATGCCCAGGACAGCTATGCTCCTTCCTATCACCAGAATGGAAAGGCCCCTGATTTTCAAGCGGATGAACCTAGGCCTTTGACTTACAACACTGGGGTTGAGGAAAGACCGCCACCGCAGCGCCGCTGGGTGCCCCCTCAGCCTCCAGGTGTTGCGATGCCAGAAGCAGCAGCTGCCATACGTCAACCAAAGGCCCTTCCAAAGCAGCCCTCCAGCGATGCCTCTGAGGCAGCTGGTGAGATGCAGGTGAATGGTTCAAGTGCATCGGATGCTGTGACTGAGGTTCCTGTTAATGGTGCTACTGCAAGCGATGCTGGACGCAGTGAGATCCAAGAACAATCAGTGGCGGCCTAA
- the LOC100283640 gene encoding peroxisomal membrane protein PEX14 isoform X21, with the protein MASGIGSGQQQPPVRLDALAAPAADADPGAVGDKLVFEAPPQPVREDYVQNAVKFLSHPKVRGSPVVYRRSFLEKKGLSTEEIDEAFRRVPDPQPSTTATTSPQQQVNSQNQSVGVQAYAPAQPVHPANAGPVVLPTQPRFSWYQAFLAAGLLLGFGASAAVFIKKLFLPRLKSWIRNVVAEGNGTEGNQLKPRIDDETADAVKASASAVSAIAKTNQQLLASKDEEKKILVTLTQALDSQAKELKSLTDSIGHTREPINITRDDRFSQYRPLEDHAPTVIRNGAINSSWRASQQTNMYGVSNGDFGSVRSSFAPAPAEPTAGSFSRSYGEPMSTAQRSDRSSGSKPWEMHSYSQQRPGYGSNSQLSDDGSYSDAQDSYAPSYHQNGKAPDFQADEPRPLTYNTGVEERPPPQRRWVPPQPPGVAMPEAAAAIRQPKALPKQPSSDASEAAGEMQVNGSSASDAVTEVPVNGATASDAGRSEIQEQSVAA; encoded by the exons ATGGCCTCCGGCATCGGCTCCGGCCAGCAGCAACCCCCAG TTAGATTGGATGCCCTAGCAGCGCCGGCGGCAGATGCTGACCCGGGAGCCGTCGGCGACAAGCTCGTCTTCGAAGCGCCGCCTCAGCCCGTGAGGGAGGACTACGTCCAGAACGCCGTCAAGTTTCTCTCCCACCCCAAGGTCAGGGGCTCCCCCGTCGTCTACAGGCGATCCTTCCTCGAGAAGAAGGGCCTTAGCACCGAGGAGATCGACGAGGCCTTCCGAAGGGTTCCT GATCCTCAACCCAGCACTACGGCTACCACTTCTCCGCAGCAGCAGG TCAACAGCCAGAATCAATCCGTCGGGGTGCAAGCTTATGCGCCAGCACAACCTGTGCACCCAGCAAACGCTGGCCCTGTCGTCCTTCCAACGCAGCCCAGGTTTAGCTGGTACCAAGCATTCCTGGCTGCAGGGCTCTTGCTTGGTTTTGGTGCTAGCGCTGCTGTCTTTATCAAG AAACTGTTCCTTCCTAGGCTCAAGTCTTGGATCCGCAATGTTGTAGCAGAAGGTAATGGCACTGAAGGCAACCAGCTTAAGCCTAGGATTGATGATGAAACGGCTGATGCTGTAAAGGCTTCTGCTTCGGCTGTTTCTGCTATTGCCAAAACAAACCAACAACTGCTTGCTTCAAAGGATGAAG AAAAGAAGATACTAGTGACGTTGACACAAGCTCTAGATTCCCAAGCCAAGGAGTTAAAATCCTTGACCGATTCAATCGGTCATACCAGGGAACCCATAAATATTACCAGGGATGATAGGTTTTCTCAGTACCGCCCACTGGAAGACCATGCCCCTACTGTTATAAGGAATG GGGCAATTAACAGTTCATGGAGAGCCTCTCAG CAAACTAACATGTATGGTGTGTCAAATGGCGACTTTGGTTCCG TGAGGTCTTCATTTGCGCCAGCACCTGCTGAACCTACAGCTGGATCATTTTCAAGATCCTATGGCGAG CCGATGTCCACTGCACAACGAAGCGATAGGTCTTCTGGCAGTAag CCATGGGAGATGCATTCGTATTCACAACAGAGGCCTGGTTATGGATCCAACTCCCAGTTGAGTGATGATGGATCATACTCTGATGCCCAGGACAGCTATGCTCCTTCCTATCACCAGAATGGAAAGGCCCCTGATTTTCAAGCGGATGAACCTAGGCCTTTGACTTACAACACTGGGGTTGAGGAAAGACCGCCACCGCAGCGCCGCTGGGTGCCCCCTCAGCCTCCAGGTGTTGCGATGCCAGAAGCAGCAGCTGCCATACGTCAACCAAAGGCCCTTCCAAAGCAGCCCTCCAGCGATGCCTCTGAGGCAGCTGGTGAGATGCAGGTGAATGGTTCAAGTGCATCGGATGCTGTGACTGAGGTTCCTGTTAATGGTGCTACTGCAAGCGATGCTGGACGCAGTGAGATCCAAGAACAATCAGTGGCGGCCTAA
- the LOC100283640 gene encoding peroxisomal membrane protein PEX14 isoform X3 — MASGIGSGQQQPPGSAVRLDALAAPAADADPGAVGDKLVFEAPPQPVREDYVQNAVKFLSHPKVRGSPVVYRRSFLEKKGLSTEEIDEAFRRVPDPQPSTTATTSPQQQVNSQNQSVGVQAYAPAQPVHPANAGPVVLPTQPRFSWYQAFLAAGLLLGFGASAAVFIKKLFLPRLKSWIRNVVAEGNGTEGNQLKPRIDDETADAVKASASAVSAIAKTNQQLLASKDEAEKKILVTLTQALDSQAKELKSLTDSIGHTREPINITRDDRFSQYRPLEDHAPTVIRNGAINSSWRASQQTNMYGVSNGDFGSVRSSFAPAPAEPTAGSFSRSYGEQPMSTAQRSDRSSGSKPWEMHSYSQQRPGYGSNSQLSDDGSYSDAQDSYAPSYHQNGKAPDFQADEPRPLTYNTGVEERPPPQRRWVPPQPPGVAMPEAAAAIRQPKALPKQPSSDASEAAGEMQVNGSSASDAVTEVPVNGATASDAGRSEIQEQSVAA; from the exons ATGGCCTCCGGCATCGGCTCCGGCCAGCAGCAACCCCCAG GTTCAGCAGTTAGATTGGATGCCCTAGCAGCGCCGGCGGCAGATGCTGACCCGGGAGCCGTCGGCGACAAGCTCGTCTTCGAAGCGCCGCCTCAGCCCGTGAGGGAGGACTACGTCCAGAACGCCGTCAAGTTTCTCTCCCACCCCAAGGTCAGGGGCTCCCCCGTCGTCTACAGGCGATCCTTCCTCGAGAAGAAGGGCCTTAGCACCGAGGAGATCGACGAGGCCTTCCGAAGGGTTCCT GATCCTCAACCCAGCACTACGGCTACCACTTCTCCGCAGCAGCAGG TCAACAGCCAGAATCAATCCGTCGGGGTGCAAGCTTATGCGCCAGCACAACCTGTGCACCCAGCAAACGCTGGCCCTGTCGTCCTTCCAACGCAGCCCAGGTTTAGCTGGTACCAAGCATTCCTGGCTGCAGGGCTCTTGCTTGGTTTTGGTGCTAGCGCTGCTGTCTTTATCAAG AAACTGTTCCTTCCTAGGCTCAAGTCTTGGATCCGCAATGTTGTAGCAGAAGGTAATGGCACTGAAGGCAACCAGCTTAAGCCTAGGATTGATGATGAAACGGCTGATGCTGTAAAGGCTTCTGCTTCGGCTGTTTCTGCTATTGCCAAAACAAACCAACAACTGCTTGCTTCAAAGGATGAAG CAGAAAAGAAGATACTAGTGACGTTGACACAAGCTCTAGATTCCCAAGCCAAGGAGTTAAAATCCTTGACCGATTCAATCGGTCATACCAGGGAACCCATAAATATTACCAGGGATGATAGGTTTTCTCAGTACCGCCCACTGGAAGACCATGCCCCTACTGTTATAAGGAATG GGGCAATTAACAGTTCATGGAGAGCCTCTCAG CAAACTAACATGTATGGTGTGTCAAATGGCGACTTTGGTTCCG TGAGGTCTTCATTTGCGCCAGCACCTGCTGAACCTACAGCTGGATCATTTTCAAGATCCTATGGCGAG CAGCCGATGTCCACTGCACAACGAAGCGATAGGTCTTCTGGCAGTAag CCATGGGAGATGCATTCGTATTCACAACAGAGGCCTGGTTATGGATCCAACTCCCAGTTGAGTGATGATGGATCATACTCTGATGCCCAGGACAGCTATGCTCCTTCCTATCACCAGAATGGAAAGGCCCCTGATTTTCAAGCGGATGAACCTAGGCCTTTGACTTACAACACTGGGGTTGAGGAAAGACCGCCACCGCAGCGCCGCTGGGTGCCCCCTCAGCCTCCAGGTGTTGCGATGCCAGAAGCAGCAGCTGCCATACGTCAACCAAAGGCCCTTCCAAAGCAGCCCTCCAGCGATGCCTCTGAGGCAGCTGGTGAGATGCAGGTGAATGGTTCAAGTGCATCGGATGCTGTGACTGAGGTTCCTGTTAATGGTGCTACTGCAAGCGATGCTGGACGCAGTGAGATCCAAGAACAATCAGTGGCGGCCTAA
- the LOC100283640 gene encoding peroxisomal membrane protein PEX14 isoform X17: protein MASGIGSGQQQPPVRLDALAAPAADADPGAVGDKLVFEAPPQPVREDYVQNAVKFLSHPKVRGSPVVYRRSFLEKKGLSTEEIDEAFRRVPDPQPSTTATTSPQQQVNSQNQSVGVQAYAPAQPVHPANAGPVVLPTQPRFSWYQAFLAAGLLLGFGASAAVFIKKLFLPRLKSWIRNVVAEGNGTEGNQLKPRIDDETADAVKASASAVSAIAKTNQQLLASKDEEKKILVTLTQALDSQAKELKSLTDSIGHTREPINITRDDRFSQYRPLEDHAPTVIRNGAINSSWRASQQTNMYGVSNGDFGSVRSSFAPAPAEPTAGSFSRSYGEQPMSTAQRSDRSSGSKPWEMHSYSQQRPGYGSNSQLSDDGSYSDAQDSYAPSYHQNGKAPDFQADEPRPLTYNTGVEERPPPQRRWVPPQPPGVAMPEAAAAIRQPKALPKQPSSDASEAAGEMQVNGSSASDAVTEVPVNGATASDAGRSEIQEQSVAA, encoded by the exons ATGGCCTCCGGCATCGGCTCCGGCCAGCAGCAACCCCCAG TTAGATTGGATGCCCTAGCAGCGCCGGCGGCAGATGCTGACCCGGGAGCCGTCGGCGACAAGCTCGTCTTCGAAGCGCCGCCTCAGCCCGTGAGGGAGGACTACGTCCAGAACGCCGTCAAGTTTCTCTCCCACCCCAAGGTCAGGGGCTCCCCCGTCGTCTACAGGCGATCCTTCCTCGAGAAGAAGGGCCTTAGCACCGAGGAGATCGACGAGGCCTTCCGAAGGGTTCCT GATCCTCAACCCAGCACTACGGCTACCACTTCTCCGCAGCAGCAGG TCAACAGCCAGAATCAATCCGTCGGGGTGCAAGCTTATGCGCCAGCACAACCTGTGCACCCAGCAAACGCTGGCCCTGTCGTCCTTCCAACGCAGCCCAGGTTTAGCTGGTACCAAGCATTCCTGGCTGCAGGGCTCTTGCTTGGTTTTGGTGCTAGCGCTGCTGTCTTTATCAAG AAACTGTTCCTTCCTAGGCTCAAGTCTTGGATCCGCAATGTTGTAGCAGAAGGTAATGGCACTGAAGGCAACCAGCTTAAGCCTAGGATTGATGATGAAACGGCTGATGCTGTAAAGGCTTCTGCTTCGGCTGTTTCTGCTATTGCCAAAACAAACCAACAACTGCTTGCTTCAAAGGATGAAG AAAAGAAGATACTAGTGACGTTGACACAAGCTCTAGATTCCCAAGCCAAGGAGTTAAAATCCTTGACCGATTCAATCGGTCATACCAGGGAACCCATAAATATTACCAGGGATGATAGGTTTTCTCAGTACCGCCCACTGGAAGACCATGCCCCTACTGTTATAAGGAATG GGGCAATTAACAGTTCATGGAGAGCCTCTCAG CAAACTAACATGTATGGTGTGTCAAATGGCGACTTTGGTTCCG TGAGGTCTTCATTTGCGCCAGCACCTGCTGAACCTACAGCTGGATCATTTTCAAGATCCTATGGCGAG CAGCCGATGTCCACTGCACAACGAAGCGATAGGTCTTCTGGCAGTAag CCATGGGAGATGCATTCGTATTCACAACAGAGGCCTGGTTATGGATCCAACTCCCAGTTGAGTGATGATGGATCATACTCTGATGCCCAGGACAGCTATGCTCCTTCCTATCACCAGAATGGAAAGGCCCCTGATTTTCAAGCGGATGAACCTAGGCCTTTGACTTACAACACTGGGGTTGAGGAAAGACCGCCACCGCAGCGCCGCTGGGTGCCCCCTCAGCCTCCAGGTGTTGCGATGCCAGAAGCAGCAGCTGCCATACGTCAACCAAAGGCCCTTCCAAAGCAGCCCTCCAGCGATGCCTCTGAGGCAGCTGGTGAGATGCAGGTGAATGGTTCAAGTGCATCGGATGCTGTGACTGAGGTTCCTGTTAATGGTGCTACTGCAAGCGATGCTGGACGCAGTGAGATCCAAGAACAATCAGTGGCGGCCTAA